One Microbacterium sp. SSM24 genomic window, GACGAGAACCACGGAGAAACATGACGCGCAGTGAGGAGAATTGTCCGAGCGATCCTGGGAGACTCGCGGCGTTCCGTCGGCGAGCAGATCCGGCACTCGGGCGAACGCGGGTGCTCCAGCCGTCGTCGCGCGACTAGCCGGGGCTGTCGCGCGACCCTATTATGGCCACCGTGTTGAGAGATTCCTCGCCGCAGTTCCGCGAGGCTGCAAGCAATGCGGAGCGCCGGCGACTCGCCCTCCTCCTGCGCGCGGCCATCGTTCGCGGGGACTTCCCCGATGGCAGGCTCCCCCGCGAACCCGAGCTGATGCGCGACTACGGGGTCAGCCGGACGGTCGTGCGAGACGTGCTGCTTCAGCTGAAGGAGACCGGGGTGGTGACGCGCACCCACGGAGTGGGTACGCAGGCCGACATCGGCTCCGTGTTCGGGCTCTACGAGTTCCACGGCGTGGATGTCATCCCTGAGCAGTCCACCTACCCGCGCGTCATCGACCGAAAGGTCATCGGAACACCGCCGGTGGCTGCCGAGCGCATGCCCGACTGCGGGCCTCGCGTCCTGCGAGTCGAGTACATCGCCGCCCCGGCGAATTACGCGAGCGCTGTCTCCACCAACTACTTCGTGCTGCCCAAGGCGGAAGCGCTCGAAACCGCACCGTTCGGCCACAACATCTACCAGTTCCTTCACAACGGCGGGTTGCGCCTGTCGTCCTCAGAGTTCCTCATCGGCGCGATGCTCGCGGACGAGTCGGTCGGTCAGCGGTTGAGCGTGATCGCCGGCAGCCCCTTGCTCAGTCTCGAACAAGTGATGTACGACGAAGACGGAGTGCCCTTGTGCTTCTCCACCGTCGCCCTCCGGGCGGATCGCGTGGCCTTCTTCTCGCGTGTGGGACGCTCCGACGGGGGCGACGCGCTGCGGCCGGTCAACGAGAGCCCCGTCCAGGATCTCGGTTTCAGCTGAGTCGGCGAGCGCGGCGGTGATCGGCTCCGCCGAC contains:
- a CDS encoding GntR family transcriptional regulator — translated: MLRDSSPQFREAASNAERRRLALLLRAAIVRGDFPDGRLPREPELMRDYGVSRTVVRDVLLQLKETGVVTRTHGVGTQADIGSVFGLYEFHGVDVIPEQSTYPRVIDRKVIGTPPVAAERMPDCGPRVLRVEYIAAPANYASAVSTNYFVLPKAEALETAPFGHNIYQFLHNGGLRLSSSEFLIGAMLADESVGQRLSVIAGSPLLSLEQVMYDEDGVPLCFSTVALRADRVAFFSRVGRSDGGDALRPVNESPVQDLGFS